TGCTGGAAAGGGAACCTGCTCTGCATCAGCGTTGATCTTAGAAAATGGGGTTTGGTTCCTCCTTTCGCTGCCGTCCTCCCCTGCATCTGCTGGTGCATCGCTCTCGTGCCCCTGTGCCCACGTGTCACTGCCTGTGCAGCAGCTGCATGGGACAGCACTGGTTGCTGGTAGCTGGTGATGGCTGCAGTGTGGAGGGCGGCACAAACGAGGCAGGCTAGTCTGGCTCCAAAACCAAATATTTGATTTCAGCTGAGGCTGCCTCTGGCAAGAAAGAGCAGAAGATGGAGCCCAAAAGCTGCTCCTGGGGAAAGCGGGGTGCCTCGTGCTGCAGGCAGCCCTAGAGCTGGCTGCAGGACTCAAAACAGCTGCAGGACTGATGCCCAGAGGGTCTTAACCTCTGAGTCCCCCCTCTGATGATGGTCAGCGTCTAACACCTCGCTTCCCCGTTCAGGTTTGAAGCCCTGTTCACAGAGCTGGAGCAGAAGCGGGAGGAGCTGGGCATCGCCAGCTACGGCGCCTCGGTCACCACCATGGAGGAAGTCTTCCTGAGGTAGGCAGGGGGGTGGCTGGCCCCGCTGGGGTGTCATCTGCTGATGACCAGTCCCTGTGTGCTTTGGTGACGGTGGTGTCCTGCACAGCGCTCTGGCCAcgtgttgggttttgtttcttgggttTGGCTTCCCCAGCTCAGAACAGCTTGATCCTGTCTGGGTCTGTATTTCATCACCCACTCCCCATCCTGGCGCAGGGTTGGGAAGCTGGTGGACTCCAGCATGGATATCCAGGCCATCCAGCTGCCTGCTCTCCAGTACCAGCACGAGAGACGCTCCAACGACTGGGCCATGGATGACTCCAGCAGCCTGAGCGGGATGACAGATATGACGGACGACAGCGGGGCGCTCATTACGGAGGACTGCTCCAGCATCAAGCTCAACACCGGGGTGAGTGCTGGGGCTGTTGGTgcagcaggagaagggagagagcaTATGAAGGGGGTTTTTGGAGCAGGGTTACCAGGTGGACCCTCCCCCATAGTTGCTCTCGTTGTGTGTGGTTTGGAAGATCAAATTGGAATCTGCATCTTTAGGGCAAATTATTTTTAGGGTTGCTGGGGTTGGTCACTGCCATCCTCTTCGTGTTAATCTTGGGGTCTACAGAGATGCTCTTGAAGGTGTCCCAGGTGATCTAAAGTGGTTTCCACCTGCCCTTGCTACATCACTTGGAATTTCCAGCAGGGAGATGAGAAAAACCATCTTCCTTCCCTTGCTAGGCTTGTGTTTCAGATCCCTGGCAGCCCTTCATGGCCTGTTGCCTATGAGCCTGTGATAAATTTCCCTGTGCTTCTCAAGGGCATGTCGCAAAGGCAGAAGAGGGGGAAGATGTTTATGGGTTGAAAAAGCAAAGAAGGTGCTTGCAGAGACAGGGCTGGGAGCTCCCAGGCCTCTCAGCCCCGTCGCTTTGGCAGGCAGTTGTGTTGCAGTAATCCTGTTTGGGAACCTCAAATatggagaggtgggggaaggtgaAGGTCATGGCTATAGCTGCTTTTAACACCTGAGATCCCAAAGTGACCGCGTCCTGTTGGGAAAGTCATGGAGTTTGATGGGCTGACCTGCTGTGCTGGAGTCAAGCAGCTGCCCTTCTAATCCCTTTACAGGCTTGGCTGGAGAGCGGGCTCTGCTGCGGGCTCACAGGCTACGTGCAGGCTGGGGaggtggttttggggttgttCCCCACGTAAGCTGCGTGGGGTGATGTGGCAGCAGGGCTGTCTGCAGCTGGCAGGGCTTGCACTGACCTGACTTCTCCCCTCCCAGTTCTACCTGTGCTGCCAGCAGTTCTACGCCATGTTCATGAAGCGAGCCATGTACAGCTGGCGCAACTGGAAGATGGTGGCAGCGCAGTTCCTCGTGCCTCTGATCTTCACTGCCTTTGCCCTCATCGTGGCCAAGACCTTCCCAGGACCCAGGGACTCCTCCCTGCTGAGGCTGACGCTGGAGCCCTATGGCCAGACCATCGTGCCTTTCTGCGTCTCGGCTGCCTCAGGCCTATCGCAGAGGCTGGCGGAGCAGTACGTGGAGCTGCTGGATGCCCAGCGTCAGTCACCGCTGGAGGTGCTGGGTGAGGGTTCACAGAGCACCCGTGGAGAGGGCGATGGCTGGCAGCGTGTGCAGGAGCCACGGGCTTCTCTTGCCAGGGCCCTGGGTGTGGGTGGCTCAGGTCCCAGCTACGGCGTGTCCGACGTGTCCCCTTGTATCCTCCCCTGCATGGGAGAGTCCCGCAGTTGGCAGGACCCCTCTTCACCTAAGCAGAGCTGTGTTCTCCATGATTCTGCATTTGTGGCCAACATCGGGGCTAGGGTGGGCCACCAAGGCTGGGACTGCTTGGGGTCTCCTCCAGTTGGCCCCAGTTAGCTTTTCTGTGATGGAGCCTGCTTATAACAGCCGTGGTGTTTGGCAGGTGGTCTGGAGGAGTACCTCATCTCAAGAGCCTCCAAGGAAGGAGGAGCCTTCAACGAGCACTACATTGCAGCTGCCTCCTTCGAAGGAGCCGGGAACCACACGGTGGTGACCGCGCTCTTCAACAACCAGGCCTATCACTCCCCCGCCACGGCCCTTATGCTGGCCGACAACGCCGTCTTCAGGGTACTGGCGGGCCCCAATGCCTCCATCACAGTCACCAACTACCCTCAGCCCCGCAACATCACCGAGAAGGCCAAAGACCAGCTCATGGAGTACGTCTGATGGCACAGGCCCTTGCTTTCCTGCTAGGGCTCATGACTTCCATGGGTGCAGATTGGCTTGGTTGTACTGGCATCAGTGGAGGAGCCAGGCTGGAGCTTCTCAGAACCAAATGTGGCTGTGATTGTACTCGGGAGGTCAGGAGAGCAAAGCTGTGTAAATGACTTACCTTCCTGAGCCTGGCAGCCACATCACCCCATGCACATTTCTCAGTGGTTGGGTATTCCCCTCTAGATGCTGTTTGGGGTCGGTTTTCCTCAGGTGCTCAGAGCAGAGGGGGCTGTATGGCCATACACTTCACAAAATCCTGCATCCAGGGTCTCTGAACCTCACCTGTACCAGAGGGGACATGCGTGGGACCTTGCAAAGGCAGGGTGGAGGTCTGTGGTGCGCTAGGTGGGCTGTGCATGGGAGATGCTCATCTTACTGAGGTACGCTTTTATTGGGAGGTGTTTCTTCTGCATGCTGGCTTGCTGGGTGAGCGTAGCCTCCACAAGAAGCACAGTGTGGGTTTGATGTCCCCACGTAGCTTTGGCATTGGTTTGTCGAGCTGTCCCTGTCCTAACCTGCCCCACTGCTCTCCCCGCAGAGGCCAGACCGGGTTCGCCATTGCCATCAACTTGCTGTACGGCATGGCCTCGCTCGCCAGCACCTTCGCTCTGCTGCTGGTCAGTGAGCGGGCCATCAAAGCCAAGCACGTCCAGTTTGTCAGCGGCGTCTACGTGGTCAACTTCTGGCTGTCCGCCCTCCTCTGGGACATCATCAACTTCCTCATCCCTTGTGCTCTGATGCTGGTGAGTCACCCCTGACACCGTGATACCTTTCTGTCCTCCCCTTGGGTAGGAGCTCTTGGTGCTGCTCCTGGGGGAGAGCTGGGATGTGTGTGGGTGCAGGATGAGGCTACTGGCATTGTCCCAATTAATAGAAGGGACCAGCAAGAAAGCTGTCCTGTGGTCCTGCTGGGAGGTGGGCCATAACCAACCAGCTGGGTCAGTTGACTGCAGCCTCTGGCACCTGAACACTTGGGTATGGGCACTAGAAAATCTAAAAGACATGGGAGCGTGGAGAGGGATTCTCCAGATCTGCCCTTCTGCATCCCAGTCTGCAGAAGGAGGGCTTCCCTCACGGGCAGGTGTGGGCTGCTGATAGGAACCATCTGTGAGGGGCCAACTGGGTCAGTGTGATGCTGCTATTACTTTGCTGCCTGGGCTGTTGAGACGAGGAGACAACACTTGTGGTCAAGACAAACGTGCATTCTCCTCACATTGCTGTGCCCCAGGTGATATTCCAAGCCTTTGACGTGCAAGCCTTCACCCAAGATAGCCACCTCGTTGATGTGATGCTGATCTTCCTCCTTTATGGCTGGGCCATCATCCCCCTCATGTACCTCCTCAGCTTCTTCTTCTCGGTGGCAGCCACGGCCTACACCCGTCTCACCATCTTCAATATCCTCTCAGGCACTGCCACCTTCCTCGCGGTCACCATCATGAGCATCCCAGGTGAGtcgctgcctgcccagccctgcaccctgctGGCACCAAGAAGATCCAGCCCCTGTGGGGACTCTTTCACCACAGGGCTGTCCCACactagcaaaaaaaccctatGATGGTCCATTAAACGTGACAaaatttgttggttttctttctgaacatGAAAAGTATCAGGCACGTTCTCTAAAACCAGCTAAGTCCAATCTGTTGATCCTCTTGTGCTCCTCTTTCAGAGCTGGGCTTGGTGGACCTCTCCAAAACCCTGGATAAAGTCTTTCTGGTCTTACCCAATTACTGCTTGGGCCAATGCATCAGTGACTTCTACCAGAACTATGAGTTCATTCAGTTTTGTACCTCCTCCGTTGAAGCCATCTTCATCTGCAAGGCATTCAGTGAGTCTCTGTGGTGGTCCTCACCTGCTCACCCTGACCATCCCACTGTAGCCACACCCCAGATCTCTGTGGGGTGGGTGGTGGAGCTGGGCAGTATCATGGGGCCTTTAACTCAACCTAGGCAGTAGCTCCAGGtaccattttaaagcaaaaactgGGCAGTGTTTGACACATAGGTGATCCAATTGAGGAATCTTTTCCTTACCAATGATTTGGAGGAAAATCTGGGCCAGGGAAGGTTTCCTAGACAATCCCAGTCCCAAAGAGCGACTTGATTTCCTCTGCGTGCCTCCCCTGGGCGTTTTCTGCCAGATCCCCTCCAGACCTGAATCCTCTTGTGGGAAGTGTTGGAAAGAGCTGTGGGCAGGGAGCCCAGTGTGGGCTGGGATGGCGATGAGCGTTGGAAAGAGCTGTTGGGCACAGAGCCAGCGTGGGCTGGGATGAGACGAGCCCGGCAAAGCTTTGGGCTCACAGCTTTCTCTGGAGCTTATCTGCCCCTCCCCAGTGTGTGGATTAATCCAAGTCTTGATTTTTGTTCTATCCCTGCTCAGATATCAGTTATCAGATGAACTACTTTTCCTGGGAGACGCCAGGGATTGGACGATACCTGACTTCCTTGACCATCCAGggtttctccttcctcttcctccttttcctcattGAGACAAACCTTCTCTGGAGACTGAGAACCTTGGTTTGTGGCATCTGCAGGCGGCGAAAATGGGTGAGCTGAAGCATGTGGGAGGGAAAAGTAAGGTGCCCTCCAAGCCAAGCCCAGGAGTCCCTCGAGCTAGAGACCCTCTTCACCTAAATCATCTTCCTAGGGAGCATCCCTGGAGCAGGTTGCTTGGAGGGGCCGATCCTGTTGAGTGTATGAGTTGGCAAAGGGAGTGAGGTGTCCCCAGAGGTGGCTGATCAAGGGGATGGATCCTGCCTGGGTTGGGGACACTGGAGGCACCAATTTGTCCCACAGCAGCCAGGTGGCgaagagtatttttttctcccccgtGTTTAGGTGGCACTGCTGAACAGGGTGTCGGTGCTGCCAGAGGACCGGGATGTGGCAGACGAGAGGAAGAAGGTTTTGGAGTCACCACCAGAACTGCTGTCATCGCTCAGCAGCCCTCTGGTCATCAAGGAGCTCACCAAGGTGAGAAGAGCATGGCCCTTCCTGAGCATCCTGCTGCCGGCTGAGCCGTGGTCCTCACGGGGCTGGTAAAGCCACGCTTGCCTTGCTGTGCCATCGGGCAGTGACACATGGCTTGTGTTGGGTCCACCAGGTCTACGACAGCCGGGAGTCCCTGCTGGCGGTGGACAGGATCTCCTTGGCAGTCAGCAAAGGGGAATGTTTTGGTCTTCTTGGCTTCAATGGAGCGGGAAAAACCACCACCTTCAAGATGCTGACTGGTGATGAAAGCATCACATCGGGGGATGCCTTTGTGGATGGCCACAGCATTCTGGCCAACATCAAAAAGGTACCGAGGGCTGTGGGGGCAGAGGGCAGCGTTACAAACAGTCCTGCATCTGGCTGGGCTGGGCCACCTTGCAAGTGCCTCTGAGGAGGACACAGTTGCAGTTGCCAGGGGTTGAGGTAATATCCTTGTCTGGCCCAGCTTTCTGTTATCTGGCCACATGGAAGCAGTCCCCTCTCCACTGGGATGATAGATGTGAAACAAATGGAAGCTAAAGCTTGCAAGGGTGGCAAACCCTTCATCAAGGGGTTTAGCTCCATAGTTGGAAATGTGAAAATGTTAGTGATCACAGTCAAATGATGATCTCTCTAAAACAAGTGGGTCAAACCTTTCCAGAGCCCTGCTAGAGGTCTGCTTGCTGGGAATTGCCCACTCCCTTTGGAAAAGCAAGAGATGAACAGGGGTCAGGCTTTCAGTTCAATCCCTGGATACCTCTACCACTGTCAACCCCAGACAATGTCAGGCAAGGAGCACATGGGGAGGGTCTTCCCTGAAAGCATGGCCCTGCTGGCTTCCTCCCCTGGCACTCTGCCTTCTGGTGGGCTCTTGTCCCCAGAGGAGACCGGGATATGGGAAAGGCACAGACCCTCCAGCACTTTCCTTCTTCTGAGAGCCTGGGCCACCTAAAATGGCCCCTCACAATGAGGAACCAGCTTGGGAGACGCAGCGTGAGACCACGCAGTTGCCATCCCGAGGCACACTGCCTGTGTCCGTCCCTGCCTGACCGACTGCTCCAGCGATCGGGGAATTTCCCTCTCGTTTCACCTGCAGTTTCGGAGCAGCACCTCAGTCCCCATCACTTTGAGCAAAAACCTCACAGAGGTGCAGCAAAGCCCTGTGGGTGCCAAGGCACCTTCTGGCTTGGACACCTCCTTGCAGAGACCTGCCTGTGAGCTAATCCCCGTTGGGTTCCTCTTGCCCCAAGGTCCAGCAGCGGATCGGCTACTGCCCGCAGTTTGATGCCCTCCTGGACCACATGACGGGCCGTGAGACCCTGAGCATGTATGCCCGGCTGCGGGGCATCCCCGAGCGCTACATCGGCAGCTGCGTGGAGAACATGCTGAGAGGGCTGCTCCTGGAGCCCCACGCTGACAAGCTTGTGAGGACCTACAGGTGAGAGGAAACGTGGAGACACCCCATGCACTCTGCCCCTTGTCTCATGGGGCTCTCGCTTTGCTGATGTCGGgtctctgtccccatctcctcctgcAGCGGTGGTAACAAGCGGAAGCTGAGCGCTGGCATTGCCCTCATCGGTGGTCCCCCCGTGATCTTCCTGGATGAGCCCTCCACTGGCATGGACCCCGTGGCCCGGCGTTTGCTCTGGGATGCGGTGACACGGACACGGGAGTGTGGCAAATCCATCATCTTCACCTCCCACAGGTGACACTTGTCCGGGCAGGACTTGGCATGAGAGATCGAGGAATAGCCAGGAGGGTGGTGGGGTTCAAGGGGGTGGGACCCACCTCCAAAGCCTGGTGGTTGGGCACTGCCTGTGGCCACCAGTGACTGGCTTTACCCAAACCTCCCTCCTCTGAGAGCCTGGAGAGGAGGGAATCCacctccagccccttcccagaaGCTTCTGCCTGTTCTGCCTCGGTGCTCCTGCCCTGCTGAACAAGCCCTCTTCTGTTCTGCAGCATGGAGGAGTGCGAGGCCCTGTGCACGCGGCTGGCCATCATGGTGAACGGGCAGTTCAAGTgcctgggcagcccccagcacctgAAAAGCAAGTTTGGCAGTGGCTACACCTTGCTGGCCAAAACACGGAGTGAGGAGGAGGGTGAGCTGCAGGCCTTCAAGGCCTTCGTGGAGAAGACTTTCCCAGGTACTGTGAGCTGCTGGGGCGGTTGCCCTCCAGGGGATGGCAGGATGCTGCTCCTCAGCTTCAGCGAGTTACCTAACTCTGAGCCTCTCCTTGCTTGTCTCTCCCAGGCAGTGTCCTGAAACACGAGCACCAGGGCATGGTACACTATCACTTGACCAGCAAGAACCTCAGCTGGGCACAGGTAAGGGGGTGCTGGAGCCTGTCCCACCCctctgcaggaggaggctggagggacAGCCCTATTCCTGCCCCTACACAGGGGCTTTGCTTTCACACTCAGctcatccttttcttccagagcC
This portion of the Strix uralensis isolate ZFMK-TIS-50842 chromosome 16, bStrUra1, whole genome shotgun sequence genome encodes:
- the ABCA3 gene encoding phospholipid-transporting ATPase ABCA3 — translated: MVVLRQFGLLLWKNYILQKRQILVTVIEICLPLLFAAILIALRHRVHSISHPNATVYPPESVDNLPGFFYRRHPSNPWELAYVPSNSSAVRSIAEAVERALPISIRAQGFASERDFEEYVKSDNRSGSVLAAVVFKHRFQQSSAPLPLQVSYELRFKYSPRNAPRSEQTGLNPNLDRDWHTSYLFPLFQLPGPREAKFADGGTPGYIREGFLAVQHAVDRAIMQYHTNTSSTSLLENITVVVQRFPYPAYVNDLFLLAIQNQLPLLLMLSFTYTSLNIVRAVVHEKEKKLKEYMHMMGLSNWLHWSAWFLMFFLFLLVSVFFVTVLFCVKVSEQGAVLTNSDPTLVFTFLAIFSISSISFNFMVSTFFSRANVAAAAGGFLYFFSYIPYFFISPRYDLMSHSQKLASCLISNVAMAMGAQLIGMFEGKGTGIQWRDLMKPVSVDDNFTLAQVLGMLLLDSALYGVVAWYVEAVFPGEYGVPQPWYFFLTPSYWCGRPRTVVGKEKEEEEDPEKALKSQYIEEEPADLVSGIKIKHLSKVFKVGNKMKEAVKDLTVNMYEGQITVLLGHNGAGKTTTLSMLTGLHSPTSGQAYINGYEISQDMVLIRRSLGLCPQHDVLFDNMTVEEHLHFYAGLKGYPPSKCPEEINHILRILNLEDKRRSLTKALSGGMKRKLSIGIALIGDSKVVMLDEPTSGMDPASRRATWDLLQQQRSNRTILLTTHFMDEADLLGDRIAIMAKGELQCCGSSLFLKRKYGAGYHMVMVKEPYCNLGEISRLICQYVPNATMESNAGAELSFILPKESTHRFEALFTELEQKREELGIASYGASVTTMEEVFLRVGKLVDSSMDIQAIQLPALQYQHERRSNDWAMDDSSSLSGMTDMTDDSGALITEDCSSIKLNTGFYLCCQQFYAMFMKRAMYSWRNWKMVAAQFLVPLIFTAFALIVAKTFPGPRDSSLLRLTLEPYGQTIVPFCVSAASGLSQRLAEQYVELLDAQRQSPLEVLGGLEEYLISRASKEGGAFNEHYIAAASFEGAGNHTVVTALFNNQAYHSPATALMLADNAVFRVLAGPNASITVTNYPQPRNITEKAKDQLMEGQTGFAIAINLLYGMASLASTFALLLVSERAIKAKHVQFVSGVYVVNFWLSALLWDIINFLIPCALMLVIFQAFDVQAFTQDSHLVDVMLIFLLYGWAIIPLMYLLSFFFSVAATAYTRLTIFNILSGTATFLAVTIMSIPELGLVDLSKTLDKVFLVLPNYCLGQCISDFYQNYEFIQFCTSSVEAIFICKAFNISYQMNYFSWETPGIGRYLTSLTIQGFSFLFLLFLIETNLLWRLRTLVCGICRRRKWVALLNRVSVLPEDRDVADERKKVLESPPELLSSLSSPLVIKELTKVYDSRESLLAVDRISLAVSKGECFGLLGFNGAGKTTTFKMLTGDESITSGDAFVDGHSILANIKKVQQRIGYCPQFDALLDHMTGRETLSMYARLRGIPERYIGSCVENMLRGLLLEPHADKLVRTYSGGNKRKLSAGIALIGGPPVIFLDEPSTGMDPVARRLLWDAVTRTRECGKSIIFTSHSMEECEALCTRLAIMVNGQFKCLGSPQHLKSKFGSGYTLLAKTRSEEEGELQAFKAFVEKTFPGSVLKHEHQGMVHYHLTSKNLSWAQVFGALEKAKEKYRLEDYSVSQISLEQVFMSFTRFQHYTEDRGK